From the Pseudomonadales bacterium genome, one window contains:
- the cas1c gene encoding type I-C CRISPR-associated endonuclease Cas1: MYTLQNTLYVMTPNAYAHLENSTLRIDVEREKRLQVPLHHLGSLVCFGNVLVSPALLHRMADEGKSVVLLDGSGRFKARLEGPVSGNILLRQSHHRSAADGAFALEFARALIAGKLKNSRGLLLRAAREAADADEQAQLTRAADNLAASLRALAQTRDLDTLRGVEGEAARGYFAALNLVVKPQAREHFALNGRTRRPPLDRFNALLSFLYSMLMNDCRSALETVGLDPQLGYLHAVRPGRAALALDLQEEFRSTLADRLALTLINRGQLGPRDFDEREGGAVMLNDSGRRAVVTAWQERKQEEITHPLLGIKVPIGIVPFVQARLMARTVRGEMDGYLPYLPR; this comes from the coding sequence GTGTACACGCTGCAAAACACGCTCTACGTGATGACGCCCAACGCCTACGCGCACCTGGAAAACAGCACCCTGCGCATCGACGTGGAGCGCGAAAAGCGCCTGCAGGTGCCGCTGCATCACCTCGGCAGCCTGGTCTGTTTCGGCAATGTGCTGGTCTCGCCCGCGCTGCTGCACCGCATGGCCGACGAGGGCAAATCCGTGGTACTGCTGGATGGCAGCGGCCGCTTCAAGGCGCGGCTCGAAGGGCCGGTGTCCGGCAACATCCTGCTGCGCCAGTCACACCACCGCAGCGCGGCGGATGGCGCCTTTGCGCTGGAATTCGCCCGCGCCCTCATCGCCGGCAAGCTCAAAAACAGCCGCGGCCTGCTGCTGCGCGCGGCGCGCGAGGCCGCCGATGCCGATGAACAGGCGCAGCTCACCCGCGCCGCGGACAACCTGGCCGCCTCACTGCGCGCCCTGGCGCAAACACGCGATCTCGATACCCTGCGCGGCGTGGAGGGCGAGGCCGCGCGCGGCTACTTCGCGGCGCTCAATCTCGTCGTCAAACCGCAGGCGCGCGAGCACTTCGCCCTCAACGGCCGCACCCGCCGCCCGCCGCTCGACCGCTTCAACGCGCTGCTGTCGTTTCTCTATTCCATGCTGATGAACGACTGCCGCTCGGCGCTCGAAACCGTCGGCCTCGATCCGCAACTCGGCTACCTGCACGCCGTGCGCCCAGGACGCGCCGCGCTGGCGCTGGATTTGCAGGAGGAATTCCGCTCAACGCTGGCCGACCGTTTGGCGCTCACCCTCATCAACCGCGGTCAGCTCGGCCCGCGCGACTTCGACGAACGTGAAGGCGGCGCCGTGATGCTGAATGACAGCGGCCGGCGCGCCGTCGTCACCGCCTGGCAGGAACGCAAGCAGGAGGAGATCACCCACCCGCTGCTCGGCATCAAGGTGCCGATCGGCATCGTGCCCTTCGTCCAGGCGCGGCTGATGGCGCGCACCGTGCGCGGCGAGATGGACGGCTACCTGCCGTACCTGCCGCGATAG
- the cas8c gene encoding type I-C CRISPR-associated protein Cas8c/Csd1, whose amino-acid sequence MLHELIAYTDEHLADSEPGFKTREVRWSIELAADGRFLGILPLGDGKRGADLPRCPDMRGMNAGGKSHFLVESAQTVALLFKANEEDKKMAGAQIRHRFYTQLVRDAAQSCPQLGVLIDILDVGHRRDEIRAALATHKAKPSDWVTWRIDGRDPRLETEVQAWWRNKLDVAQTKKPAATKSAKKDVPENAMTCFVTGLPVKAVPTHPKIVGLPDAKGKVNSFGDVLVGFDKAAFCSYGLDQSANAAMSAEATQKYVDALNYLIRHHSRKLANTLVAHWYRHSLPPEDDPLAFLVDFEADEQSEAASLAAARRLLDAIRAGERPDLANNHYYALTLSGAAGRVMVRDWMEGSFENLVSHITAWFADLQIVARDGNGNARDPKFMAVCGALVRDLKDLPAPTAATLWKAAIQGLPIPQPFLAQALGRFRTDLVDKDQPAFNHARMGLIKAYFIRSKPGGDTTMTVTYNPNHPAPAYHCGGLLAMFANLQRAALGDVGAGVVQRFYAAASQTPGLVLGRLAANARNHLAKLEPGLAWWYEERIAEIMSGLGDAAPRILDLEGQGLFALGYYQKLAQLRAGNKSTTETTSQQEV is encoded by the coding sequence ATGTTGCATGAATTGATTGCTTATACCGATGAACACCTCGCTGATTCGGAACCGGGCTTCAAAACCCGCGAGGTGCGCTGGAGCATTGAGCTGGCCGCCGACGGCCGCTTTCTCGGTATCCTGCCGCTGGGCGACGGCAAGCGCGGCGCGGACCTGCCTCGCTGTCCCGACATGCGTGGCATGAATGCCGGCGGTAAATCTCACTTTCTGGTGGAGTCCGCACAGACCGTTGCATTGCTGTTCAAGGCCAACGAAGAAGACAAAAAAATGGCCGGCGCACAAATCAGGCATCGCTTCTATACCCAACTTGTGCGAGATGCTGCGCAATCATGCCCGCAGCTGGGTGTGCTGATCGACATCCTGGACGTCGGCCATCGACGAGACGAAATACGCGCGGCCTTGGCGACGCACAAAGCCAAGCCATCCGACTGGGTGACTTGGCGGATTGATGGCCGCGATCCGCGCTTGGAAACCGAGGTGCAAGCTTGGTGGCGGAACAAGTTGGATGTCGCTCAAACGAAGAAGCCGGCGGCAACGAAATCTGCCAAGAAAGACGTGCCCGAGAATGCGATGACGTGCTTTGTAACGGGCCTACCTGTCAAGGCTGTCCCGACACATCCGAAAATTGTTGGATTACCTGATGCTAAAGGCAAAGTTAATTCGTTTGGAGATGTCTTGGTAGGTTTCGACAAAGCCGCCTTCTGTTCCTATGGGCTCGACCAATCAGCCAATGCCGCCATGAGTGCGGAGGCCACTCAAAAATACGTCGACGCACTCAACTATCTGATCCGACATCACAGTCGCAAGCTGGCAAATACGTTAGTGGCTCACTGGTACCGTCACAGCCTGCCACCGGAGGACGACCCACTCGCCTTTTTGGTGGACTTCGAAGCCGACGAACAAAGCGAAGCCGCTTCCCTTGCCGCTGCCCGCAGGCTACTCGATGCCATTCGCGCGGGAGAGCGGCCCGACTTGGCCAACAACCACTATTACGCGCTGACCCTTTCCGGAGCGGCCGGCCGGGTGATGGTGCGTGACTGGATGGAAGGCTCATTCGAGAATCTGGTCAGCCATATCACGGCTTGGTTCGCCGACCTTCAGATTGTTGCCCGTGACGGCAACGGCAACGCACGCGATCCCAAATTCATGGCGGTGTGCGGCGCTCTGGTGCGCGACCTGAAAGACCTGCCAGCGCCCACCGCCGCGACTTTATGGAAAGCGGCGATTCAGGGATTGCCCATCCCACAACCATTTTTGGCGCAGGCGCTGGGCCGTTTCCGCACCGATCTGGTGGACAAGGACCAACCCGCGTTCAACCACGCCCGAATGGGCCTCATCAAAGCCTATTTCATTCGATCAAAACCCGGAGGTGACACCACCATGACCGTGACCTACAACCCTAATCACCCGGCACCGGCCTACCACTGCGGGGGGCTGCTGGCAATGTTCGCCAATCTTCAGCGCGCCGCGCTGGGCGATGTCGGCGCCGGTGTCGTGCAGCGTTTCTATGCCGCTGCAAGCCAGACCCCCGGCCTCGTGCTGGGCCGGCTGGCGGCCAATGCCCGCAATCACCTCGCCAAACTCGAACCCGGCCTGGCGTGGTGGTACGAGGAGCGCATCGCCGAAATCATGAGCGGGCTGGGCGATGCCGCCCCGCGCATCCTCGACCTTGAAGGACAGGGGCTGTTCGCCCTTGGCTACTATCAGAAACTGGCCCAACTTCGCGCCGGCAACAAATCAACCACCGAAACCACCAGCCAACAGGAAGTCTGA
- the cas5c gene encoding type I-C CRISPR-associated protein Cas5 gives MTTHTLEVWGDLACFTRPELKVERFSYPVITPSAARGIFDAIYWDGKREQQGRASVMRPYFYWQITRIEVLEMPRYIALRRNEVKDKAPADRTIKAWMEGREPAEPIWADGGKDELGTDQKGRTQRQTMALKNVRYRLTAKIVPKSAFAADWGRMNSQFQRRARAGKCFQQPYFGCREFPAFFEYLEDPDSNAATRAQFDQHLGFILYDVFDLSKEVVNEKDKPFISLFDARVRDGVLDVPAFSSDVVRKPGGAGYVA, from the coding sequence ATGACGACACACACGCTGGAAGTCTGGGGCGACCTGGCCTGTTTCACCCGGCCGGAACTGAAGGTCGAGCGTTTCTCCTACCCGGTCATTACCCCGTCGGCGGCGCGCGGCATCTTCGACGCCATCTACTGGGACGGCAAGCGCGAGCAACAGGGGCGGGCCAGCGTCATGCGTCCCTATTTCTACTGGCAGATCACCCGCATCGAAGTGTTGGAAATGCCGCGATACATCGCTCTGCGGCGGAATGAAGTAAAGGACAAAGCCCCCGCCGACCGCACGATCAAGGCATGGATGGAGGGACGCGAGCCGGCGGAGCCCATTTGGGCCGACGGCGGCAAAGACGAACTCGGCACCGATCAGAAGGGCAGAACCCAGCGCCAGACCATGGCGCTGAAAAATGTGCGCTACCGACTGACTGCAAAGATCGTCCCGAAGAGCGCGTTCGCTGCCGACTGGGGCAGAATGAACAGCCAGTTCCAGCGCCGCGCCCGTGCCGGCAAGTGTTTTCAGCAACCCTATTTCGGCTGCCGGGAATTTCCGGCCTTCTTCGAATATCTCGAAGACCCAGACAGCAACGCCGCGACGCGAGCGCAATTCGACCAGCACCTGGGTTTCATACTCTACGACGTGTTCGACTTGAGCAAGGAAGTCGTGAACGAGAAAGACAAGCCGTTTATCAGCCTGTTCGATGCCCGTGTCCGGGACGGCGTATTGGATGTGCCTGCATTCTCCAGCGACGTGGTGCGAAAACCGGGAGGCGCGGGTTATGTTGCATGA
- the cas4 gene encoding CRISPR-associated protein Cas4 yields the protein MVDTDPIPLSALNHYAYCPRRCGLIHMEGEFADNIHTARGNAEHGRVDRIAYQTKQSGARVEYALPVWSDQRGLIGKCDVVEFWPDGTVYPVEYKHGARKKWLNDDLQLAAQAMCLEEMLGRPVTHGAIYHASSRRRREVEITPALRALVVETAEAIRAMLASGRLPPPVNDARCRECSLIEICQPALAARDVQSELRAEMFSATDGA from the coding sequence ATGGTTGACACAGACCCCATCCCCCTCTCAGCCCTCAACCACTACGCCTATTGTCCCCGGCGCTGTGGGTTGATTCACATGGAAGGCGAGTTCGCGGACAACATCCATACGGCGCGTGGCAACGCCGAGCATGGCCGGGTGGATCGGATCGCCTACCAAACCAAGCAATCGGGCGCCCGAGTGGAATATGCGCTACCGGTCTGGTCCGACCAGAGGGGGTTGATCGGAAAGTGCGATGTGGTCGAGTTCTGGCCGGATGGCACCGTCTATCCGGTGGAATACAAGCACGGCGCCCGCAAGAAGTGGCTGAACGACGATCTGCAACTCGCCGCCCAGGCGATGTGCCTCGAAGAGATGCTCGGCCGGCCGGTGACACACGGCGCCATCTACCACGCATCCAGCCGCCGCCGGCGCGAGGTGGAGATCACCCCGGCGCTGCGCGCGCTGGTGGTCGAGACGGCCGAGGCGATCCGCGCCATGCTGGCGAGCGGCCGCCTGCCGCCGCCGGTGAACGACGCGCGCTGCCGCGAGTGCTCGCTGATCGAGATCTGCCAGCCGGCGCTCGCCGCACGGGACGTGCAAAGTGAACTGCGCGCCGAAATGTTCAGCGCCACAGATGGGGCTTAG
- the cas7c gene encoding type I-C CRISPR-associated protein Cas7/Csd2: MSAIQNRYEFLYLFDCENGNPNGDPDAGNSPRIDPEDMHGLVSDVAIKRRVRNYIQTAFGNTAPNAIFVEHATNLNKPITAAHIATNGAPGGGANRTQVNNARSWMCQQFFDVRAFGAVMSTGANAGQVRGPIQVSFSRSVDPILPMDASITRMAVAEKVAGATTVKDYEDWENKQEEDKLRTMGRKALIPYGLYVAKGFVSANLAAGTGFSDEDLAHLWQALCSMWDHDRSASKGVMSCRGLYVFKHVGTDTDAAQRVRQAMLGCAPAHRLLDFSTPARPLDNAIIDISHRDDLSGSPRSFADYRVVVHRDRLPNGVELIEPCH; this comes from the coding sequence ATGAGTGCCATCCAGAACCGCTACGAATTCCTCTATCTCTTCGACTGCGAGAACGGCAACCCCAACGGCGACCCCGATGCCGGCAACAGCCCGCGTATAGACCCGGAGGATATGCACGGCTTGGTATCCGACGTGGCTATCAAGCGGCGGGTGCGCAACTACATTCAGACGGCCTTTGGCAATACGGCACCCAATGCCATTTTTGTGGAACACGCCACTAACCTGAACAAGCCCATCACCGCTGCGCACATCGCGACTAACGGTGCGCCGGGCGGCGGCGCCAATCGCACTCAGGTCAACAATGCCCGTAGCTGGATGTGTCAACAGTTCTTCGACGTGCGCGCCTTTGGGGCAGTCATGTCTACCGGCGCCAATGCCGGCCAAGTACGCGGCCCGATTCAGGTGTCTTTTTCCCGCTCTGTCGATCCTATCCTACCGATGGATGCATCGATTACCCGTATGGCCGTCGCAGAAAAAGTCGCCGGCGCAACGACCGTGAAGGATTACGAAGACTGGGAAAACAAGCAGGAGGAAGACAAGCTTCGCACCATGGGCCGCAAGGCCCTGATCCCCTACGGTCTCTACGTCGCCAAGGGCTTCGTGTCGGCCAACCTCGCGGCTGGCACCGGCTTTTCCGACGAAGATCTGGCGCACCTCTGGCAGGCACTTTGCAGCATGTGGGACCACGACCGTTCCGCATCCAAGGGCGTGATGTCCTGCCGCGGGCTCTATGTCTTCAAACACGTCGGCACCGACACCGATGCCGCTCAGCGCGTGCGCCAGGCAATGCTGGGCTGCGCGCCAGCGCATCGGCTGCTCGATTTCTCCACGCCAGCGCGCCCATTGGATAACGCCATCATCGACATCAGCCACCGCGATGACCTATCGGGCTCACCGCGCAGCTTTGCAGATTACCGCGTTGTCGTGCATCGCGACCGTCTGCCCAATGGCGTCGAGCTGATCGAGCCATGCCATTGA
- a CDS encoding addiction module protein, translating to MATHFEQIEALALALPIKERGELAHRLIVSLDGEPEGTPEEIAKAWDEEIARRVADMEAGRTKWIPAEEVFAEIDALIAAHDK from the coding sequence ATGGCGACCCATTTTGAACAGATCGAGGCCCTGGCCTTGGCTTTGCCCATCAAGGAGCGCGGTGAATTGGCCCATCGGCTGATCGTCAGCCTGGATGGCGAGCCCGAAGGAACACCCGAGGAAATCGCCAAGGCGTGGGACGAGGAAATCGCCCGGCGGGTGGCGGACATGGAAGCCGGACGAACCAAATGGATTCCCGCCGAGGAGGTTTTTGCGGAAATCGACGCGCTGATTGCCGCACACGATAAGTGA
- the cas2 gene encoding CRISPR-associated endonuclease Cas2, with product MLVVVTYDVSTETAAGRRRLRRVAKVCESTGQRVQKSVFECQVNEMQLEQLERALLAEIDEAQDNLRFYRITESAHLRVKQYGVFRAVDFEGPLVI from the coding sequence ATGCTGGTCGTCGTCACCTACGATGTCTCCACCGAAACCGCCGCTGGCCGTCGGCGCCTGCGGCGCGTGGCCAAGGTCTGCGAAAGCACGGGCCAGCGGGTGCAGAAATCGGTGTTCGAGTGTCAAGTCAACGAGATGCAGCTGGAACAGCTCGAACGCGCGCTGCTCGCCGAGATCGACGAGGCGCAAGACAACCTGCGCTTCTACCGCATCACCGAATCGGCCCACCTTCGGGTGAAGCAGTACGGCGTGTTCCGGGCGGTGGACTTCGAGGGGCCGTTGGTGATTTGA
- a CDS encoding type II toxin-antitoxin system RelE/ParE family toxin, giving the protein MRQIFEPAARKEFADAARWYAAEAGPLHAADFRNEVHHALSLLSDHPAMGTPAGGNTRRMVVHRYPYFIVYRVHAGRLHILALAHQSRRPGYWADRR; this is encoded by the coding sequence GTGAGGCAGATATTCGAGCCGGCGGCTCGCAAGGAGTTTGCGGACGCCGCGCGCTGGTATGCAGCGGAGGCCGGACCGCTTCACGCCGCGGACTTCAGAAACGAAGTCCACCACGCCTTGTCCCTGCTGAGCGATCATCCGGCGATGGGGACGCCAGCCGGCGGCAACACCCGACGGATGGTGGTTCATCGGTATCCCTATTTTATCGTCTACCGCGTCCATGCCGGCCGGCTGCATATTTTGGCCTTGGCGCATCAGAGCCGCCGGCCAGGGTATTGGGCCGACCGGAGGTAG